Proteins encoded together in one Coffea arabica cultivar ET-39 chromosome 2c, Coffea Arabica ET-39 HiFi, whole genome shotgun sequence window:
- the LOC113725659 gene encoding ACT domain-containing protein ACR12 isoform X2, producing the protein MAIANAFISPAAAAATLAPVRSKLSHSDCDFSAPHLNLSFSTSSSKLTRGLCHSGITTKKNISCASIDGVESVSSASLKLEQDRDGIPMPIVLIDQDSDSDATIVQVSFGDRLGALIDTMKALKDLGLDVVKGTVNTEASVIETKFFITRLASGRKVEDPDLLERIRLTIINNLLKYHPESSECLAMGEAFGIKAPTEKLDVDIATHIHVKDDGPARSLLYIETADRPGLLLEMIKIMADINVNVESAEIETEGLVAKDKFHVSYRGQALNNSLSQVLTNCLRYYLRRPETDEDSY; encoded by the exons ATGGCGATCGCCAACGCTTTCATCAgtcctgctgctgctgctgctaccTTAGCACCTGTTCGATCCAAGTTGTCCCATTCCGATTGTGACTTCTCTGCTCCTCACTTGAATCTCTCCTTTTCCACCTCCTCGTCTAAACTCACCCGTGGGTTATGTCATTCCGGAATCACTACCAAAAA GAATATTAGTTGCGCTTCGATCGATGGTGTGGAATCAGTTAGTTCAGCCTCATTG AAATTAGAGCAGGATAGAGATGGTATTCCTATGCCTATTGTTCTGATAGATCAAGATTCTGACTCTGATGCAACAATAGTACAAGTTAGCTTTGGCGATCGTCTTGGTGCTCTCATTGACACG ATGAAGGCACTAAAAGATCTTGGTTTGGATGTTGTGAAAGGAACTGTTAACACTGAGGCCTCAGTGAtagaaacaaaatttttcatcACACGTCT ggcaagtggaCGCAAAGTTGAAGATCCTGATCTTCTGGAGAGAATTCGTCTTACCATTATCAACAACCTGCTGAAGTATCATCCA GAGTCTAGTGAGTGTCTTGCAATGGGTGAGGCTTTTGGAATAAAAGCACCGACAGAGAAG CTTGATGTTGATATTGCTACTCATATACATGTCAAGGATGATGGACCTGCAAGGAG CTTACTTTATATTGAAACAGCTGATCGGCCTGGGCTGCTCTTAGAGATGATCAAAATTATGGCTGACATCAATGTTAATGTGGAATCTGCTGAAATTGAAACAGAA GGTCTAGTAGCAAAGGACAAGTTTCATGTCAGTTACAGAGGGCAAGCATTGAACAATTCCTTGTCTCAG GTGCTAACTAATTGTCTGCGTTACTACCTCCGGAGGCCAGAAACTGATGAAGATAGTTACTAA
- the LOC113725659 gene encoding ACT domain-containing protein ACR12 isoform X1, with amino-acid sequence MAIANAFISPAAAAATLAPVRSKLSHSDCDFSAPHLNLSFSTSSSKLTRGLCHSGITTKKNISCASIDGVESVSSASLKLEQDRDGIPMPIVLIDQDSDSDATIVQVSFGDRLGALIDTSWFSLEQMKALKDLGLDVVKGTVNTEASVIETKFFITRLASGRKVEDPDLLERIRLTIINNLLKYHPESSECLAMGEAFGIKAPTEKLDVDIATHIHVKDDGPARSLLYIETADRPGLLLEMIKIMADINVNVESAEIETEGLVAKDKFHVSYRGQALNNSLSQVLTNCLRYYLRRPETDEDSY; translated from the exons ATGGCGATCGCCAACGCTTTCATCAgtcctgctgctgctgctgctaccTTAGCACCTGTTCGATCCAAGTTGTCCCATTCCGATTGTGACTTCTCTGCTCCTCACTTGAATCTCTCCTTTTCCACCTCCTCGTCTAAACTCACCCGTGGGTTATGTCATTCCGGAATCACTACCAAAAA GAATATTAGTTGCGCTTCGATCGATGGTGTGGAATCAGTTAGTTCAGCCTCATTG AAATTAGAGCAGGATAGAGATGGTATTCCTATGCCTATTGTTCTGATAGATCAAGATTCTGACTCTGATGCAACAATAGTACAAGTTAGCTTTGGCGATCGTCTTGGTGCTCTCATTGACACG TCTTGGTTTTCTCTGGAGCAGATGAAGGCACTAAAAGATCTTGGTTTGGATGTTGTGAAAGGAACTGTTAACACTGAGGCCTCAGTGAtagaaacaaaatttttcatcACACGTCT ggcaagtggaCGCAAAGTTGAAGATCCTGATCTTCTGGAGAGAATTCGTCTTACCATTATCAACAACCTGCTGAAGTATCATCCA GAGTCTAGTGAGTGTCTTGCAATGGGTGAGGCTTTTGGAATAAAAGCACCGACAGAGAAG CTTGATGTTGATATTGCTACTCATATACATGTCAAGGATGATGGACCTGCAAGGAG CTTACTTTATATTGAAACAGCTGATCGGCCTGGGCTGCTCTTAGAGATGATCAAAATTATGGCTGACATCAATGTTAATGTGGAATCTGCTGAAATTGAAACAGAA GGTCTAGTAGCAAAGGACAAGTTTCATGTCAGTTACAGAGGGCAAGCATTGAACAATTCCTTGTCTCAG GTGCTAACTAATTGTCTGCGTTACTACCTCCGGAGGCCAGAAACTGATGAAGATAGTTACTAA
- the LOC113725659 gene encoding ACT domain-containing protein ACR12 isoform X3: MAIANAFISPAAAAATLAPVRSKLSHSDCDFSAPHLNLSFSTSSSKLTRGLCHSGITTKKNISCASIDGVESVSSASLKLEQDRDGIPMPIVLIDQDSDSDATIVQVSFGDRLGALIDTSWFSLEQMKALKDLGLDVVKGTVNTEASVIETKFFITRLASGRKVEDPDLLERIRLTIINNLLKYHPESSECLAMGEAFGIKAPTEKLDVDIATHIHVKDDGPARSLLYIETADRPGLLLEMIKIMADINVNVESAEIETEGLVAKDKFHVSYRGQALNNSLSQVYCTSPEQKDN; encoded by the exons ATGGCGATCGCCAACGCTTTCATCAgtcctgctgctgctgctgctaccTTAGCACCTGTTCGATCCAAGTTGTCCCATTCCGATTGTGACTTCTCTGCTCCTCACTTGAATCTCTCCTTTTCCACCTCCTCGTCTAAACTCACCCGTGGGTTATGTCATTCCGGAATCACTACCAAAAA GAATATTAGTTGCGCTTCGATCGATGGTGTGGAATCAGTTAGTTCAGCCTCATTG AAATTAGAGCAGGATAGAGATGGTATTCCTATGCCTATTGTTCTGATAGATCAAGATTCTGACTCTGATGCAACAATAGTACAAGTTAGCTTTGGCGATCGTCTTGGTGCTCTCATTGACACG TCTTGGTTTTCTCTGGAGCAGATGAAGGCACTAAAAGATCTTGGTTTGGATGTTGTGAAAGGAACTGTTAACACTGAGGCCTCAGTGAtagaaacaaaatttttcatcACACGTCT ggcaagtggaCGCAAAGTTGAAGATCCTGATCTTCTGGAGAGAATTCGTCTTACCATTATCAACAACCTGCTGAAGTATCATCCA GAGTCTAGTGAGTGTCTTGCAATGGGTGAGGCTTTTGGAATAAAAGCACCGACAGAGAAG CTTGATGTTGATATTGCTACTCATATACATGTCAAGGATGATGGACCTGCAAGGAG CTTACTTTATATTGAAACAGCTGATCGGCCTGGGCTGCTCTTAGAGATGATCAAAATTATGGCTGACATCAATGTTAATGTGGAATCTGCTGAAATTGAAACAGAA GGTCTAGTAGCAAAGGACAAGTTTCATGTCAGTTACAGAGGGCAAGCATTGAACAATTCCTTGTCTCAG GTTTATTGCACTAGTCCAGAACAGAAAGATAACTAA